A window of the Streptomyces sp. Ag109_O5-10 genome harbors these coding sequences:
- a CDS encoding lytic murein transglycosylase, producing MTARALKGALRGARGTAIAAAAMAVLTASQAPRAVSAEAVEPARAAAPAGHGLSVSGDTPYRPGLPPLRTRKKGSARGVTGGGALPASVFAAYRRAEEELARSAPRCGLRWQLLAAIGQVESGQARGGRVTPDGTTVTPILGPRLTGGAFAVVADTDGGAYDGDRMYDRAVGPMQFIPSTWARWGADGNGDGRTDPNNVYDAALAAGRYLCAGGRDLSNPADLDRAILGYNHSDAYLRTVKAWYAYYLTGHRVVPDASGGSRSDRPKPSRRENPRRPKPSDDRKPGPDPSHTPSAPPASLTPSPSPKAGVPTESGPPLVPVPEPTLTLPGGGVLPDAGPLTTGNGWNTMDVSPSTTATTRG from the coding sequence GTGACAGCGCGTGCACTCAAGGGGGCACTGAGGGGTGCCAGGGGTACGGCGATCGCGGCGGCCGCGATGGCCGTGCTGACCGCGTCGCAGGCGCCGAGGGCGGTCTCGGCCGAGGCCGTGGAGCCCGCGCGTGCGGCGGCTCCCGCCGGGCACGGCCTCAGCGTGTCCGGCGACACCCCGTACCGCCCCGGCCTTCCTCCGCTGCGGACGCGGAAGAAGGGCTCGGCACGGGGAGTGACGGGCGGCGGTGCCCTGCCCGCGAGCGTGTTCGCCGCGTACCGGCGTGCCGAGGAGGAGCTGGCGCGCAGCGCGCCGCGCTGCGGACTGCGCTGGCAGCTGCTGGCCGCGATCGGCCAGGTGGAGTCCGGGCAGGCAAGGGGCGGCCGGGTGACCCCGGACGGGACGACCGTGACGCCCATTCTCGGCCCGCGGCTGACCGGCGGCGCCTTCGCCGTCGTGGCTGACACCGACGGCGGCGCGTACGACGGGGACAGGATGTACGACCGCGCGGTCGGCCCGATGCAGTTCATCCCGTCCACCTGGGCCCGCTGGGGAGCGGACGGCAACGGCGACGGACGGACCGACCCGAACAACGTCTACGACGCGGCGCTCGCCGCCGGCCGCTACCTGTGCGCGGGCGGCCGGGACCTGTCGAACCCCGCCGACCTGGACCGGGCGATCCTGGGCTACAACCACTCCGACGCCTATCTGCGCACCGTCAAGGCGTGGTACGCGTACTACCTGACCGGACACCGCGTGGTGCCGGACGCGTCCGGCGGATCCCGGTCGGACCGGCCGAAGCCCTCCCGCCGGGAGAACCCGAGGAGGCCGAAGCCGTCGGACGACCGGAAGCCGGGCCCTGATCCTTCGCACACGCCGTCGGCCCCGCCCGCCTCGCTCACCCCCAGCCCGTCCCCCAAGGCCGGCGTCCCCACGGAGTCCGGGCCGCCGCTGGTTCCCGTCCCCGAACCGACCCTCACGCTGCCCGGCGGCGGTGTGCTGCCCGACGCGGGGCCGCTGACCACCGGCAACGGCTGGAACACGATGGACGTCTCCCCCTCCACAACTGCCACTACTCGGGGGTAA
- a CDS encoding sigma-70 family RNA polymerase sigma factor, whose translation MPADTAAADERWLRMWSQREQLLRVARRRSVSQEDAEDAVHEAMLRAAERPDLDDERLGAWLTTVTMRLCVDRHRQVNREAEVGSRPTLVAPGPVPVEDAVCDRAEAKWLAVRSGELPARQAEALRLKSEDLDVGQVAVRMGLSYRTVESLLARARRTLRASLAGTLGLVLFLLGRGRPHAGGKAQAVAMASTAATLVVAGFALPYALGGGGQGPAPRPAVSAGAGAIRSDSTARVRIPGTPEGARRPAGRVHRPAASTADGSSAKTSLPSVPALPAVPAASLPSLSAPAVPRVPDLPVASAVPSPPSVAPVPAPDAVPSAPRVVPTASTPPVQLP comes from the coding sequence ATGCCTGCGGACACAGCGGCCGCCGACGAGCGTTGGCTGCGCATGTGGAGCCAACGCGAGCAGCTGCTCAGGGTGGCCAGGCGGCGGTCCGTGAGCCAGGAGGACGCCGAGGACGCCGTTCACGAGGCGATGCTGCGGGCCGCGGAGCGCCCGGACCTCGACGACGAACGGCTCGGCGCCTGGCTGACGACGGTGACGATGCGGCTGTGCGTCGACCGGCACCGGCAGGTCAACCGCGAGGCCGAGGTGGGCAGCCGCCCCACACTCGTCGCGCCGGGCCCGGTACCCGTCGAGGATGCGGTGTGCGACCGGGCCGAGGCGAAGTGGCTCGCCGTGCGCAGCGGCGAGCTGCCCGCCCGGCAGGCGGAGGCGCTGCGGCTGAAGTCGGAGGACCTGGACGTCGGCCAGGTCGCCGTGCGTATGGGGCTGAGCTACCGGACCGTCGAGTCCCTGCTGGCCCGCGCCCGGCGAACGCTGCGCGCCTCGCTGGCCGGGACGCTCGGGCTCGTGCTGTTCCTGCTGGGACGCGGCCGGCCGCACGCGGGCGGCAAGGCGCAGGCGGTGGCCATGGCCTCGACGGCGGCGACGCTGGTGGTGGCGGGCTTCGCGCTGCCGTACGCGCTGGGCGGGGGCGGGCAGGGGCCGGCGCCCCGGCCGGCGGTGTCCGCCGGTGCCGGGGCGATCCGGTCGGACAGCACGGCCCGGGTGCGGATCCCCGGGACGCCCGAAGGCGCGCGCAGGCCGGCGGGCCGCGTGCACCGGCCGGCCGCGTCCACTGCCGACGGGTCGTCGGCGAAGACATCCCTGCCATCCGTGCCGGCCCTGCCTGCCGTCCCGGCGGCCTCGCTTCCGAGCCTGTCGGCTCCCGCGGTCCCGCGGGTTCCGGACCTTCCGGTTGCGTCGGCCGTCCCCTCGCCGCCGTCGGTCGCGCCGGTCCCGGCCCCTGACGCCGTGCCGTCCGCCCCGCGCGTCGTGCCCACCGCGAGTACGCCTCCCGTGCAGCTGCCGTAG
- a CDS encoding ABC transporter ATP-binding protein — translation MGVEICVEGLTKSFGHQVIWQDVSLTLPAGEVSVMLGPSGTGKSVFLKTLVGLLKPDRGSVTVAGRDITTLREHDLYEVRKLFGVLFQDGALFGSMNLYDNIAFPLHEHTRKSESEIRRIVLEKMELVGLLGAEAKLPGEISGGMRKRAGLARALVLDPEIILFDEPDSGLDPVRVAYLNQLIVDLNAQIDATFLIVTHDIASARQVPDNIGLLFRRELVMFGPREQLLTSDEPVVRQFLNGRMQGPIGMAEEKDAAQVEQELAQVQEPTGPPGSRPLTPRLLPGPGITRPPRWEAIATREAELQRKEVADA, via the coding sequence ATGGGTGTCGAGATCTGTGTGGAAGGGCTGACCAAGTCCTTCGGTCACCAGGTCATCTGGCAGGACGTCTCACTGACGCTGCCCGCCGGGGAGGTCTCGGTCATGCTCGGCCCGTCCGGGACGGGCAAGTCGGTGTTCCTCAAGACGCTCGTCGGCCTGCTCAAGCCGGACCGCGGCTCGGTCACGGTGGCCGGGCGGGACATCACCACACTGCGTGAGCACGATCTGTACGAGGTGCGGAAGTTGTTCGGCGTGCTGTTCCAGGACGGCGCGCTGTTCGGCTCGATGAACCTGTACGACAACATCGCCTTCCCCCTGCACGAGCACACCCGCAAGTCGGAGAGCGAGATCCGCCGGATCGTGCTCGAGAAGATGGAGCTGGTCGGGCTGCTCGGTGCCGAGGCCAAGCTGCCCGGCGAGATCTCCGGCGGTATGCGCAAACGCGCCGGGCTCGCCCGGGCGCTGGTCCTGGACCCGGAGATCATCCTCTTCGACGAGCCGGACTCCGGCCTCGACCCGGTGCGCGTGGCCTACCTCAACCAGCTCATCGTCGACCTCAACGCGCAGATCGACGCGACCTTCCTCATCGTCACCCACGACATCGCCTCCGCCCGCCAGGTCCCCGACAACATCGGGCTGTTGTTCCGGCGCGAGCTGGTGATGTTCGGGCCCCGCGAACAGCTGCTGACCAGCGACGAGCCCGTCGTCCGCCAGTTCCTGAACGGCCGGATGCAGGGGCCGATCGGCATGGCGGAGGAGAAGGACGCGGCCCAGGTCGAACAGGAACTCGCCCAGGTCCAGGAACCCACCGGTCCTCCCGGCAGCAGGCCCCTGACCCCCCGCCTGCTGCCGGGCCCCGGCATCACCCGACCGCCCCGCTGGGAGGCGATCGCGACACGGGAGGCCGAGCTGCAGCGCAAGGAGGTGGCCGACGCATGA
- a CDS encoding ABC transporter permease, producing MSLSPTGALRHSGNLFAMALDVVRTLPRRPFQAREFIQQAWFVASVTILPTALVSIPFGAVIALQIGSLTRQLGAQSFSGAASVLAVLREASPIVTALLIAGAGGTAICADLGARKIRDEIDAMQVLGIDPIHRLVVPRVLASMVVAVLLNGLVSVVGVAGGYFFNVILQNGTPGAYLASFTTLAQLDDLWAAELKALVFGAIAAIVASYKGLTAQGGPKGVGDAVNQSVVITFMLLFVTNFVMTAVYFQVVPQRG from the coding sequence ATGAGCCTGTCCCCCACCGGTGCGCTGCGGCACTCGGGCAACCTGTTCGCGATGGCCCTGGACGTCGTCCGGACCCTGCCCAGACGGCCTTTCCAGGCAAGGGAGTTCATCCAGCAGGCGTGGTTCGTCGCGAGTGTCACGATCCTGCCCACCGCCCTCGTGTCCATCCCCTTCGGCGCGGTCATCGCGCTCCAGATCGGCAGCCTGACCCGGCAGCTCGGTGCCCAGTCGTTCTCCGGGGCCGCGTCCGTCCTCGCGGTGCTGCGCGAGGCCTCGCCGATCGTCACGGCGCTGCTGATCGCGGGCGCGGGAGGCACGGCGATCTGCGCGGACCTCGGGGCGCGCAAGATCCGGGACGAGATCGACGCGATGCAGGTGCTCGGCATCGACCCGATCCACCGGCTGGTGGTGCCGCGCGTGCTGGCCTCGATGGTGGTGGCCGTGCTGCTCAACGGTCTGGTGTCGGTCGTCGGCGTCGCGGGCGGCTATTTCTTCAACGTCATCCTGCAGAACGGCACACCCGGCGCCTACCTGGCCTCCTTCACCACCCTCGCCCAGCTGGACGACCTGTGGGCGGCCGAGCTGAAGGCGCTGGTGTTCGGGGCGATCGCCGCGATCGTCGCCTCCTACAAGGGGCTGACCGCGCAGGGCGGCCCGAAGGGCGTGGGCGACGCGGTCAACCAGTCGGTCGTGATCACCTTCATGTTGCTGTTCGTGACCAACTTCGTGATGACCGCGGTGTACTTCCAGGTCGTCCCGCAGAGGGGTTAG
- a CDS encoding ABC transporter permease gives MRLLSRPLDALEELGSQLSFYGRSLAWTGRTVRRYKKEILRLLAEVSFGRGALAVVGGTVGVIAFLSFFTGTEVGLQGYAALNQLGTSNFVAFLSAYFNTREIAPLVAGLALSATVGAGFTAQLGAMRISEETDALEVMGVPSLPFLVTTRMIAGFVAVIPLYVIGLLSSYLAARTVTTGYYGQSTGTYDHYFHQYLPPVDVFWSFGKVIVFAVLIILVHCYYGYHASGGPAGVGVAVGRAVRTSIVAINVLDFFLSFAIWGANTTVRIAG, from the coding sequence ATGCGACTTCTCAGCCGTCCACTGGACGCTCTCGAAGAGCTCGGATCCCAGCTCTCCTTCTACGGGCGCTCACTGGCCTGGACGGGCCGCACCGTCCGCCGCTACAAGAAGGAGATCCTGCGGCTGCTCGCCGAGGTGAGCTTCGGCCGGGGCGCCCTCGCCGTCGTCGGCGGCACGGTCGGCGTGATCGCCTTCCTCTCCTTCTTCACCGGAACCGAGGTCGGCCTCCAGGGCTACGCGGCCCTCAACCAGCTCGGCACCTCCAACTTCGTCGCGTTCCTGTCGGCGTACTTCAACACCCGGGAGATCGCCCCGCTGGTGGCCGGACTCGCCCTGTCCGCGACGGTCGGCGCCGGGTTCACCGCGCAGCTCGGTGCGATGCGGATCAGCGAGGAGACCGACGCGCTGGAGGTGATGGGCGTCCCGTCGCTGCCGTTCCTGGTGACGACGCGAATGATCGCCGGCTTCGTCGCGGTGATCCCGCTGTACGTGATCGGGCTGTTGTCCTCGTACCTCGCCGCCCGCACCGTCACGACCGGTTACTACGGGCAGTCGACGGGCACCTACGACCACTACTTCCACCAGTACCTGCCGCCGGTAGACGTCTTCTGGTCCTTCGGCAAGGTGATCGTCTTCGCCGTCCTGATCATCCTGGTGCACTGCTACTACGGCTACCACGCGAGCGGCGGCCCGGCGGGCGTCGGCGTCGCGGTCGGCCGTGCGGTGCGGACCTCGATCGTCGCCATCAACGTCCTGGACTTCTTCCTGAGCTTCGCGATCTGGGGCGCCAACACGACCGTACGGATCGCGGGGTGA
- a CDS encoding MCE family protein: protein MRARRLRLYGVAFIAVLALLLSLAVAVYEQAFTPVVHITLQADALGNQLEPRADVKLRGLLVGEVRAAHADGTKATLDIALKPEYVAYIPSDVHARLLPKTLFGEKYVDLVPLAGSAARPIRAGDVITQDRTTVGIEVQQLMNDLLPLLRTVQPGELNATLSAFATALEGRGDRIGDNLVRVEGYLRRLNPHMPSLKEDITRFADVAEVYGDAAPDLMRILRNTVTTSRTIVEKRDRLASALRATASVAGTANDFLSENGDRLITLGRVSRPTLELFAHYSPEYPCLFQGLVRQEKASEDAFRGGEMRITLEVVRPQGAYRPGEEPVYGERSGPNCRGLPHPRVPGPKPHLDDGTSAGGSGAGALPGDVGVSATRAEQRAVGSLVAPVMGVPADQVPPVATLLFGPLARGTAVSVA from the coding sequence ATGAGAGCACGGAGACTCAGGTTGTACGGCGTCGCGTTCATCGCCGTGCTCGCGCTGCTGCTGTCGCTCGCCGTGGCCGTCTACGAGCAGGCGTTCACGCCGGTCGTGCACATCACGCTGCAGGCCGACGCGCTCGGCAACCAGCTGGAGCCCCGCGCCGACGTCAAGCTGCGCGGGCTGCTCGTCGGCGAGGTCCGGGCGGCGCACGCGGACGGGACGAAGGCCACGCTCGACATCGCGCTCAAGCCGGAGTACGTCGCGTACATCCCCTCGGACGTACACGCGCGGCTGCTGCCCAAGACACTCTTCGGCGAGAAGTACGTCGATCTCGTGCCGCTCGCCGGGTCGGCGGCCCGGCCCATCCGCGCCGGGGACGTCATCACTCAGGACCGCACCACGGTCGGCATCGAGGTACAGCAGCTGATGAACGACCTGCTGCCGCTGCTGCGGACGGTCCAGCCGGGCGAACTCAACGCCACGCTCTCGGCGTTCGCCACCGCTCTGGAGGGCCGCGGCGACCGGATCGGCGACAACCTCGTCCGGGTCGAGGGCTATCTGCGCCGCCTCAACCCGCACATGCCCTCCCTCAAGGAGGACATCACACGGTTCGCGGACGTCGCCGAGGTGTACGGCGACGCCGCCCCCGACCTGATGCGGATCCTGCGCAACACGGTCACCACCAGCCGGACGATCGTCGAGAAGAGGGACCGGTTGGCCTCGGCTCTGCGCGCGACCGCCTCCGTGGCGGGCACGGCGAACGACTTCCTGTCCGAGAACGGCGACCGGCTGATCACCCTGGGCCGGGTCTCCCGCCCCACGCTGGAGCTGTTCGCCCACTACTCCCCCGAGTACCCGTGCCTGTTCCAGGGCCTGGTCCGGCAGGAGAAGGCGTCGGAGGACGCCTTCCGGGGCGGCGAGATGCGGATCACCCTTGAGGTCGTCCGGCCGCAGGGGGCGTACCGGCCCGGTGAGGAGCCGGTGTACGGCGAGCGGTCCGGTCCGAACTGCCGCGGCCTGCCGCATCCGCGGGTACCCGGGCCGAAGCCGCACCTCGACGACGGTACGTCGGCCGGAGGTTCCGGCGCCGGCGCCCTCCCCGGAGATGTCGGCGTGTCCGCCACCCGGGCCGAGCAGCGGGCCGTCGGCTCGCTCGTGGCCCCCGTCATGGGCGTCCCCGCGGACCAGGTGCCGCCCGTCGCGACCCTGCTGTTCGGGCCGCTCGCGCGCGGAACGGCGGTGAGTGTCGCATGA
- a CDS encoding MCE family protein — MSRSGARQTAAPLVKFSLFALVTIAATALLAATIVNVSFTPKDTYHAVFTDVTGLETGDDIRVAGVRVGEVDGIRIKDRTLAEVTFTVSADRPLLAGTRAVVRYRNLVGQRYIALTEGAGDVTARLRPGGTIPLSRTQPALDLNALLNGFKPLFAALSPSDVNQLATEIVQTLQGEGGTVNSLLAHTASLTSTLADRDKLIGSVIDNLNTVLETLDKRGSRFSGLLTQLRRVVSGLSADRKPIGESLVSIGDLTDVTSGLLKDARPPLKDDIAGLGDLAGTLNKNENTVEGVLKRLPNKLDKLTGTASYGSWFNFYLCDFDGRIVLPRTKQVISPELHVAQARCGG; from the coding sequence ATGAGCAGGTCAGGAGCCCGGCAGACCGCCGCCCCGCTGGTCAAGTTCAGCCTCTTCGCGCTGGTCACGATCGCGGCGACGGCGCTGCTCGCCGCCACCATCGTCAACGTCTCCTTCACCCCCAAGGACACCTATCACGCGGTGTTCACCGACGTCACCGGGCTGGAGACCGGCGACGACATCCGGGTGGCCGGAGTGCGGGTGGGGGAGGTCGACGGCATCCGGATCAAGGACCGGACCCTGGCGGAGGTCACGTTCACCGTCAGCGCGGACCGGCCGCTGCTCGCCGGGACCCGTGCGGTCGTCCGCTACCGCAACCTGGTCGGGCAGCGGTACATCGCGCTCACCGAGGGCGCGGGGGACGTCACCGCGCGGCTGCGGCCGGGCGGCACGATCCCGTTGTCCCGGACCCAGCCGGCGCTGGACCTCAACGCCCTGCTGAACGGCTTCAAGCCGCTGTTCGCCGCGCTCAGCCCGAGCGACGTCAACCAGCTGGCCACCGAGATCGTCCAGACCCTCCAGGGCGAGGGCGGCACGGTGAACAGCCTGCTCGCGCACACCGCCTCGCTCACCAGCACCCTCGCCGACCGCGACAAGCTGATCGGATCGGTGATCGACAACCTCAACACCGTCCTGGAGACGCTCGACAAGCGCGGCTCCCGCTTCTCCGGGCTGCTCACGCAGCTGCGCCGGGTGGTCTCGGGGCTGTCCGCCGACCGCAAGCCCATCGGGGAGTCGCTGGTGAGCATCGGCGACCTCACGGACGTCACGTCGGGGCTGCTGAAGGACGCGCGTCCACCACTGAAGGACGACATCGCCGGGCTCGGCGATCTCGCCGGAACGCTGAACAAGAACGAGAACACCGTGGAGGGCGTCCTGAAGCGGCTGCCGAACAAGCTCGACAAGCTGACGGGGACCGCCTCGTACGGCTCGTGGTTCAACTTCTACCTCTGCGACTTCGACGGCCGGATCGTGCTGCCGAGGACCAAGCAGGTGATCAGCCCGGAGCTGCACGTGGCGCAGGCGAGGTGCGGCGGATGA
- a CDS encoding MCE family protein encodes MRLRRPRLKPFREQNPVVVGAVGLTVLALLTVAAFNADSLPLIGGGDTYSAAFSEAGGLKPGDEVRIAGVKVGKVEGVDLEGDHVRVTFKVKGRPAFGTDTGASIRVKTILGAKYLALYPKGPGQLRPGREIPIRRTVSAYDVVQAFSDLTTTTEEIDTDRLAKALDTISVTFQDSPEEVRASIKGLSRISRTVAARDQALRGLLDHANGVTKVLAGHTKDFSALVKDGDALFKEIDERRAAIHKLLKSSALLGIELSGLVDDNGKEIGPALKNLNTFVTMLERNQASLDRSLQLLAPYVRLFTNTLGNGRWFDSYIQNLVAAPVTPRTGGTR; translated from the coding sequence ATCCGGCTCAGGCGCCCACGCCTCAAGCCGTTCCGCGAGCAGAACCCGGTTGTCGTGGGTGCCGTCGGCCTCACCGTCCTCGCGCTGCTCACCGTTGCCGCCTTCAACGCCGACAGCCTGCCGCTGATCGGCGGCGGCGACACCTACAGCGCGGCCTTCTCCGAGGCCGGCGGGCTCAAGCCGGGCGACGAGGTACGGATCGCCGGGGTCAAGGTCGGCAAGGTCGAGGGCGTCGACCTGGAGGGCGATCACGTCAGGGTGACCTTCAAAGTGAAGGGTCGTCCGGCATTCGGTACCGACACGGGTGCGTCGATCCGTGTCAAGACGATCCTCGGCGCGAAGTACCTGGCCCTGTACCCGAAGGGGCCCGGCCAGTTGAGGCCGGGCCGGGAGATCCCGATCCGGCGGACCGTGTCGGCGTACGACGTCGTCCAGGCCTTCAGTGACCTGACGACCACCACCGAGGAGATCGACACGGACCGGCTCGCGAAGGCACTGGACACGATCTCCGTCACCTTCCAGGACTCCCCCGAGGAGGTGCGGGCGTCGATCAAGGGGCTGTCGCGGATCTCCCGGACCGTCGCCGCCCGTGACCAGGCGCTGCGGGGGCTCCTCGACCATGCGAACGGAGTCACCAAGGTGCTGGCCGGTCACACGAAGGACTTCTCCGCGCTGGTGAAGGACGGTGACGCTCTGTTCAAGGAGATCGACGAGCGGCGTGCGGCGATCCACAAGCTGCTCAAGAGCTCCGCGCTGCTCGGCATCGAGCTGTCCGGCCTGGTCGACGACAACGGCAAGGAGATCGGGCCCGCGCTGAAGAACCTCAACACCTTCGTGACGATGCTCGAACGCAACCAGGCAAGCCTCGACCGCAGCCTCCAGCTCCTCGCCCCCTACGTACGGCTCTTCACCAACACCCTCGGCAACGGCCGATGGTTCGACTCCTACATCCAGAACCTGGTCGCCGCCCCGGTCACGCCACGGACGGGAGGCACCCGATGA
- a CDS encoding MCE family protein — protein sequence MTRRLLALFTALAIVIGLAVVLWPGPAPVRVTAYFPRTVGIYPGSDVRVLGVRIGEVKKITPEGDRVRVELEYDRSRKVPADAQAAIINSSVVSDRYVQLLPVYRKGAVLRDGGVIPESRTAVPVELDRIFDSLHTTAEALGPNGANKKGALSRLLGVSADNLQGQGENLNQTVEDLSQAVTTLSDGRGDLFGTVRNLQVFTAALAADDTSVRSFDTDLADVAGQLAGERRDLAAALKYLAAALGDVSGFVKGNKKALTSDVQGLAKVTKVLVTQRDALEELLTVAPTGLSNLQNAYDPAAGTLDTRNNAQTSQDPSSVLCSILKTTGDDHDNCAGLKKLFDSLPEVPSAPASTGTVDKTLGGILGAPA from the coding sequence ATGACCCGCAGACTCCTGGCCCTGTTCACCGCGCTCGCGATCGTCATCGGCCTCGCCGTCGTCCTCTGGCCGGGCCCCGCCCCCGTCCGCGTCACGGCGTACTTCCCGCGCACCGTCGGCATCTACCCCGGCTCCGACGTCCGCGTCCTCGGCGTCCGCATCGGCGAGGTCAAGAAGATCACGCCGGAGGGCGACCGGGTACGGGTGGAACTGGAATACGACCGGAGCCGCAAGGTCCCCGCCGACGCACAGGCCGCCATCATCAACTCCTCGGTGGTCAGCGACCGTTACGTGCAGCTGCTGCCGGTGTACCGCAAGGGCGCGGTGCTGCGGGACGGAGGCGTCATCCCCGAGTCCCGTACGGCCGTCCCCGTCGAGCTGGACCGGATCTTCGACAGTCTGCACACCACCGCCGAGGCACTCGGCCCGAACGGTGCCAACAAGAAGGGGGCGCTGTCCCGGCTGCTCGGGGTGAGCGCGGACAACCTCCAAGGGCAGGGCGAGAACCTCAACCAGACGGTGGAGGACCTGTCCCAGGCGGTCACCACGCTGTCCGACGGCCGGGGAGACCTGTTCGGGACCGTGCGGAACCTTCAGGTGTTCACGGCCGCACTGGCGGCGGACGACACCAGCGTGCGGTCGTTCGACACCGACCTCGCGGACGTGGCCGGGCAACTCGCCGGGGAGCGCAGGGATCTCGCGGCCGCGCTGAAGTACCTGGCCGCCGCACTCGGCGACGTGTCCGGCTTCGTGAAGGGCAACAAGAAGGCGCTGACCTCGGACGTGCAGGGCCTGGCCAAGGTCACCAAGGTCCTCGTCACCCAACGGGACGCTCTGGAGGAGCTGTTGACCGTCGCCCCCACGGGCCTGTCGAACCTGCAGAACGCCTACGACCCCGCCGCCGGCACCCTCGACACCCGCAACAACGCGCAGACCTCGCAGGATCCGTCCTCCGTTCTCTGCTCGATCCTGAAGACGACCGGCGACGACCACGACAACTGTGCCGGGCTGAAGAAGCTCTTCGACTCCCTGCCCGAGGTTCCGTCGGCCCCGGCGTCGACGGGCACGGTCGACAAGACCCTCGGCGGGATTCTGGGGGCACCGGCATGA
- a CDS encoding MCE family protein — protein sequence MSVQRKGRVAAWAAVGSLLLTGCEFNGWYDVPLPGGAASDGHAYHVTVDFRDVLDLVPQSAVKVNNVTVGAVERVELDDWHARVRLRIADSVKLPGNAVADLRQTSMLGEKYVALSAPTGTRPVGRLHDGDRIPLSRSGRNPEVEEVLSALSALLNGGGVAQLKTITVELNKALNGREDRVRSLLKQLDTFLGGLDDQRAEIVRALKGVDRLAKRLKDEKKTIALAVDTIPPALKALADQRKDLTKMLTALSALGKTGTRVVNASHDDTVANLKKLQPILQQLNKAGDDLPDSLELLTTYPFPRNATDAVKGDYVNLGITADLDLADLYGNVTGKPGNGGKSPAPGTPHLPVVPTPTPLPSVPSLPGIPSVPPVPPAPSVPAVPSDGSTLLCPPVCTAAYGTGDGSRRLPPGVDLGLAELMLKGILP from the coding sequence ATGAGCGTGCAGCGCAAGGGGCGGGTGGCCGCCTGGGCGGCGGTCGGGTCGCTGCTGCTGACCGGCTGCGAGTTCAACGGCTGGTACGACGTTCCGCTCCCCGGCGGCGCCGCCTCGGACGGTCACGCCTACCACGTCACCGTCGACTTCCGGGACGTCCTGGATCTGGTGCCGCAGTCGGCGGTCAAGGTCAACAACGTCACCGTCGGCGCGGTGGAGAGGGTGGAACTGGACGACTGGCACGCGCGGGTACGGCTGCGCATCGCCGACTCGGTGAAGCTGCCCGGCAACGCCGTCGCCGATCTGAGGCAGACCAGCATGCTCGGCGAGAAGTACGTCGCCCTGTCCGCGCCGACCGGCACGCGGCCCGTCGGACGGCTCCACGACGGCGACCGCATCCCGCTGTCCCGCAGCGGCCGCAACCCGGAGGTCGAGGAGGTGCTGTCGGCCCTGTCCGCGCTGCTCAACGGCGGCGGGGTGGCCCAGCTGAAGACGATCACCGTCGAGCTGAACAAGGCCCTCAACGGCCGCGAGGACCGGGTCAGGTCCCTGCTGAAGCAACTCGACACGTTCCTCGGCGGCCTCGACGACCAGCGGGCGGAGATCGTGCGCGCGCTCAAGGGCGTCGACCGGCTGGCGAAGCGGCTGAAGGACGAGAAGAAGACGATCGCGCTGGCCGTCGACACCATTCCGCCCGCCCTGAAGGCCCTCGCCGACCAGCGCAAGGACCTGACGAAGATGCTCACCGCCCTCTCGGCACTCGGCAAGACCGGCACCAGGGTGGTGAACGCCTCCCACGACGACACCGTCGCCAACCTGAAGAAGCTCCAGCCCATCCTGCAGCAGCTGAACAAGGCGGGCGACGACCTGCCCGACTCCCTTGAGCTCCTGACCACTTACCCGTTCCCGCGCAACGCGACGGACGCCGTCAAGGGCGACTACGTCAACCTCGGGATCACCGCCGACCTCGACCTGGCGGACCTGTACGGCAACGTCACCGGCAAGCCGGGCAACGGCGGGAAGTCCCCGGCCCCCGGGACACCGCATCTTCCCGTTGTCCCCACTCCCACCCCTCTCCCGTCCGTCCCGTCCCTGCCGGGCATCCCGTCCGTGCCCCCCGTGCCCCCCGCGCCCTCCGTGCCCGCCGTGCCCTCCGACGGCAGCACCCTGCTGTGCCCGCCGGTGTGCACGGCCGCGTACGGCACCGGGGACGGCTCGCGTCGCCTCCCGCCGGGGGTCGATCTCGGCCTCGCCGAGCTGATGCTGAAGGGGATACTGCCGTGA